A stretch of DNA from Hemitrygon akajei chromosome 4, sHemAka1.3, whole genome shotgun sequence:
TCGATTTTAATgcttaagagaagcttggataggttcatggatggtAAGGGTAAAGGAAGCTACTGGTCCCAGTACAAgttgatgggagcaggcagtttaaatgatttggcttggactagatgggccgaaggggctgtttctgtgctgtacttctctatgactctcctCATAGCTAACGCTCTCTAATCTACTGAACCGCTTCAGGATCCTCTGCAAAGCTTCCACGGTTGCGCTGACCACAACTGCATACCagactccaaatgtggcctaattgAAGATTTACTAAGCTGTAACATGGCTCTTATATTCAGAAACGGactccaatccctcagcaatGACCCCGATAACTTGTTTGTCGCTAAACCAACCTTAAATGATTCCATTTATTTCCTCATTTTCAAAAAGTCCTCAAACGTTCTAGCATCTACCCCAGAAAGAGATCTTGAGAAATGGATATCTTAAGGGAAAAATCTACCAATCTACCTTCAGGAAATGAGAATGAATAAACTGGCAAAATTGTTCGATGAATTATAGTCTTTGAAATAACTTCTAATTAGTTCCAGTGGTAATATTGGCATCTAAGCTACACTCATATTGAGCCTATTAATTTAGACTTCCTTTACCAAATTAAAACAGAAAtcgaacagtgcagcacagtacaagcactttagcccacaatgttgtgccaaacgtTTAAaatactccatgatcaatctcgTACTTTCCTCCTGCAAAGCCCTCaccttttcttttatccatgtgcagTACCTATTTGAGAGACTCTTGAACATATCTAATGTATGGCCTCTACCACCCTTCCTGGTAGCACGTTCCACGAACTTAGTgctctctgtggaaaaaaagctacctctgacatctcccctatactttcctccaatcaccttgaaattaaaaacacaagtaagtctgcagatgctaaaaatccaaagcagcacacacaaaaatgctggagtcctgaagaagggtcttggcccaaaacgtcaactgtttactcttttccagagatgcagcctgacctgctgagttcctccgacattttgtATGAAATCTACGAAAATGaagaagcagttgatgtttcgggtggtaactgatgcaccatcaataactctcggagacgtgagacgagatataggcttttattggctggaagaaagaacaagcagcaagtgaccaccacacaacatcctggagactgagaccggggctgtgcctccaattgcctttataccggggtccgtggaaggagccacggtcagtgggaggagccacaggagcagtcagcggggggcgtgtcTAGACAGAtatgtgtagttcaccacagtaacccttgtattagccatttccattctGGGGAAAAGATGCTGCTTGTCCACTCTGTCACTGCCTTTTTTAATCTTTTACAccgtctatcaagtcacctctcatcctccttcgctccaaaggaaaaaaaaccctagttctttcaacctttcctcataagacatgcgctctaatccagacagcatcctggtaaatcactgCATTCCCTCTAAcacttccacatccctcctacactgaggtgacaggaattgaacatAAGtgcggtctaaccagagttttatagagcagcaACATTAACTCATGGTTCTCGAACTTGATCCCCCAACTACCACACCATCAacttgtgtagcagctttgagggacttgaaccccaagattccCCTTTTCTCCCACactaagaatcctgtcattaatcctgtactctgcCTTTGAGTTCAAACTTCCAAAGTGAatgacttcacacttttccagattgccacttctcagccctgctcTGCACCCTGCCAAAGTCCCTTTGTAACTTACGACAACCCctgcactatccacaatgccaccaacctctgtgtcacctacaagcttactaacccacccgTCCAAGGTTCCAAAACATATCAAGATGTTCCCCAAAGCCATTATCAAACAAATTTGTCACCAAGTCAAAAGCAGAAGTTAGAACAGATGATAAAAGCTTGGGCCAATATTTTAGGTTTAATAAAGAGGCTCCAAAGGAAGGAATATAGAGAGTTGGAGAGATATAGGACTGGAATTCCAGAGTTGAGGTCTTTGGCAGGTTACTGGATGGATCAGATATGAATATTAATTTGATGAATGAGAGGATCAAAAACAGCTCACAGAGTTTTAGGGCCTGAATAATTTGCCCAGAAAGGGTGAGGCTTTGGGAGCAACTGAAATGACTAAATACTCGAAAAGCAGAGCCATTGATTAATTAGGAGACAAAGCGagtcagcaaacacgaggaatatGAGTAAACTGCACTGAGCCAACAGATGCAATAGGATTTTGGTTGACGTTTATGTCAATTTGTATTAGAAGGAAGACATACCGAAATATTTCTCTTGAATAGGAGAAatgttcacaaacaagagaaaatctgcagatgctggaaatccaaccaatgcacacaaaatgttggaggaactcctcaggccaggctgcatctatgggaaaagggcatagttgatgtttcagcccaaaatgacaactgtacacttttccatagatgctgcgttgCCTGAGGAGAAATATTTCACCTGTTTGGACGAAAACAGGAGaaatagaaaggagttataggcaggtggtcacaccagggccacagaagacagacaggtgggtcacaatcaggagagggaaagggaagagtcaggtactagagagtacccctgtggttgtacctcttgacaataagtactcctgtttgagtactgttgggggttcagcctacctgggggaagtggcagtggctgtgcctctggcacagagtctggccctgtggcttagaagggtagggaagggaagaggaaggtagtagtgataagggactctatagttagggggtcagacaggcaattctgtggacacaggaaagaaactcggatggtaattTACCTCGCAGgtaccagggtctgggatgtttcagatcgtgtccaagatatcctgcagtaggACGGaggacagccagaggtcgtggtatatattggtaccaatgacagaggtaggaaaagggaagaggtcctgaaaaaagactacaaggagttaggaaggaagttgagaagcaggaccacaaagatagtaatctcaggattactgcatgtgccacgcgacagtgagaataggaataagatgacgtggaggataaatgcgtggctgagggattggagcagggggcatagattcagatttctggatcattgggacctcttttggggcaggtgtgacctgtacaaaaaggacaggttgcacttgaatctcagggggaccaatatcctggtagggaggtttgccaaggctactgaggagagtttaaactagaattgttgggggtgggaaccaaactgacgagactggggaagagaaggttagctcacaaatagagaaagcttagagacagtgtgagagggaggataggcaggtgatagagaagggacgcgctcagaccgaaggtttgagatgtgtctattttaacgcaaggagtttgtgaacaaagtggatgagcttagagcgtggatcaatacttggagatatgatgtggtggccattacagagacttggatggctcagggacaggaatggttacttcacgtgccgggttttagatgtttcagaaaggacagggagggaggcaaaagaggtgggtgcatggcactgttgaacagagatagtgtcacggctgcagaaaaggtggatgccatggagggattatctatgGAATCTCTGTGGGTGGTTAGGAGCAGgaagggggtcaataactttaccgggtgttttttataggccactcaatagtaacagggatatcaaggagcagatagggaaacagatcctggaaaggtgtaataataacagagttgtgatgggaggttttaatttcctagatatcgattggcatctctctagagcaagggggatggggtggagtttgttaggtgtgttcaggaaggtttcttgacacaatacatagataagccaacaagaggagaggctgtacttgatttgatattgggaaatgtacctgaccaggtgtcagatctctcagtgggagagcattttggagatagtaatcataattctagctcctttacaatagcattggagagagataggaacagacaagttagaaaagcgtttgattggagtaaggggaattatgaggctatcaggcaggaaaatggaggcttacattggaaacagatgttctcagggagaagtacggaagaaatgtggcaaatattcggggatatttgtgtggagttctgtataggtacattccaatgagacagggaaaagatggtagggtacaggaaccgtggtgtacaaacgTAAtacatctagtcaagaagaagagggaagctaataaaaggttcagagagctaggtaatgttagaaatctagaagaCTATAAgcctaataggaaggagcttaattcggagagccagaaggggccatgagaaggccttggcgggcaggattaaggcaaaccccaaggcattctacaagtatctgaagagcaagaggatgagatgtgagagaataggacctatcaagtgtgacagtgggaaagtgtgtatggaaccggaggaaatagcagaggtacttaatgaatactttacttcagtattcactatggaaaaggatcttagtgattgtagtgatgacttgcagcagactgaaaagcttgagcatgcagatattaagaaagaggatgcgctagaccttttggaaagcattaagttggataagtcactgggaccggatgagatataccccaggctactgtgggaggtgagggaggagattactgcctctagtgatgatctttgcatcatcaatgggcacGGGAGAGTTTCTAGAgggttggagggttgcgaatgttgtgcctttattcaagaaaaggagtagagatagcccaggaaattatagaccagtgagtcttacctcagtggtttgtaagctgatggagaagatcctgaaaggcaggaattatgaacatttggagaggtataacatgattaggagtagtcagcatggttttgtcaagggcagttcatgccttaagagcctgattgaattttttgaggatgtgactaaacacattgatgaaggaagggcagtagatgtagtgtatatggatttcagcaaggcagttgATCAGGTACCcattgcaaggcttattgagaaagtaaagagttATGGgaaccaaggggacattgctttgtggatccagaactggcttgcccacagaaggcaatgagtggttgtagatgggtcatattctgcatggaggtcggccaccagtggagtgcctcagggatctgttccaggacccctactcttcgtgatttttataaatgacctggatgaggaagtggagggatgggttagtaagtttgctgatgacacaaaggttggaggtgttgtggatagtgtggagggttgtcagaggttacagcaggacattgataggatgcaaaactagactgagaagtggcagttggagttcaacccagataagtgtgaagtggttcattttggtaggatcaaatctgatggtagaatatagagttaatggtaagactcttggcagtgtcgaggatcagagggatcttgcggtccgagtccataggatgctcaaagctgctgcgcaggttgactctgtggttaagaaggcttacggtgtattggcctttatcaatcgtggaattaaacttaggagccgagaggtaatgttgcagctgtatagggccctggtcagaccccacttggagtactgtgctcagttctggtcacctcactacaggaaggatgtggaagccatagaaagggtgcagaggagatttacaacgatgttgcctagattggggagcatgccttatgtgaaaaggttgagtgaactcggccttttgtccttggagcgacggaggatgagaggtgacctgatagaggtgtataagatgatgagaggcattgatcttgtggatagaaTTTTCATCCACCTGCTGGGAAATTGGTACACCACATTTCTGATTTGTATAAAAAAAGGAATAACTTGTGAAATTCCactgtggttgggggggggggggggaggacttcaaatagaggtcataggttaagggttaaatgtgaaatatttaaggagaacctgatggggaacatcttcactcagacggTGGTGCAAGCATGGAACAAAATGACAACTGAAGTGGTGGGTATGAGTCTGATTCTGGCAactaagagaaatttgaataagtatatagATGGGAGGGCAGTGGAGGGCTATGATGCAGGTACAGGTCTGCTGTCTATTTAATACTTTAATAATATTTGAGTCATCTtgatgtgtttgtgtatgtgtgtgtataatatatacttttttttgtttttgcatgatttttaatctattcagtatacatatactgtaattgatttactttttatttattatttttttcttccattttatgcattgcattgaactgctgctgctaagttaacaaatttcaagacacatGCCATTGATTATAagaaaaacctgattctgttatttatagtttgattaagcattctttcttGTTTGCTTAAATACTTCATTGTTGGTTATACaggtattcccccccccccccttaaaaaGGTAGCGTGTTCCTATGAAaactttcttaagccaaaatggcgtaaagcgaagaaccattactttatatgggaaaaattttcgtaaaagtgagaatcctctttgtaatgcgaaaacaggttactaatgtagatcttttgtaaaagtgaagtgccgtaaagcgggggacacctgtaactaaaaatatgttaattgctTACATCCAGCTTAAAGTAAAGATTAAGTTACATCCGCATTTCAGactatgtcttcctttgaattagcctAATGTTTTGAAGTCACAAAACATAACAAGGTTGACAGGGGTAAGCAGAATAACAGcttgacacagactagatggaccgaagggcccatttctgtgtagTAGTGCTCCAAAACTCCATGGATCTACGCAATTTACGGCAACCTGAATACAATTTATAAAGAATCTTATCAAGAAATCAAGTAATTTTCTGCTCTGTGGGAGGTATTTATTCTGAATTGTGTTATTGTTTTTCCTCAAAGCTCTGCTATAATGAATATATCTGTATAGATGGCATTATAAAACCATTCTGGCAGACCAGATCACATTACATGCTTCTCCACTGGTGATTGCAGTTTGATAGAGGAGACCTTACCTGTTGACACCTTTGACCAAGAAATAATAGGCATAGGATCCCCAAAAGCTTCACAGGGGAGATGCGCATCCATCTCTGCTTTCACTGACACGGTCACAGGACTGCTGGGAATTATCTTTGGTTTGGTTCCATTCATCCTAAACCTGGGAGGTGCCAGGGTAATATCAGGTGAGTCTCTCTCTACCCATGCAAGGCCCTGGGAGCTGTTTACTGAGGCAGTTTTAGAGAGCCACTCTGCCGGTGGTGTGGATACACTTGTCTGAGTAGGTACTGGAACTGGGCGGGTGGTTGTCTTGTAGGCGGCTGGTGAAGTCCTCACGTTAGTAAATGGAATCGGAACATGCACAGAATGTGTCTTCTGAGTGCCTCGACTGCTGTTGGATTTTTGTAAAGTGTGTTCTTTCAGCAGGTACTTTGTTTTATTCATTCTTGAACGGTTGCCTAAATCAGCAACAGACTTATTGCGGGGTTTGCTATTTGTCGTTCGGACTGGAGGCACTAACGTCGGCGTAGGAGGCCTGATAGAAGGCTCATCTGGCGTTGTCATGCTTTGCATGGTCATTGTAGCAAATACTGAGAAATTGGGCACGCTGGTGCCTACTGATGGGGATCCGGTTACAGAGTAAGGGGGCTTACCACTTGCTGCAGAGCTCAGTGTCTTTTGTGTTGGTTCTACGGGGATATATTTAGATTTATGCCATGTGCCTTTGTTTGGAATGGCCTTCGGCCTGAGGTTTCCACTTGACTTCCGCCCACCCTTCACAATCCAGGTCGAATTGCTGGTCTGCCCGGTGTGTCTTTCCTTCAATTGTTGCCAGCCACTTGTACGGTGCTTTGGAAGGAATCTGTCTGGTATAGCATTACTTTCAGATGTTCCCGTGGTGTCTATTCCGTCTCGTTCAATTTCTTTCACTCCAGCGTTCGGATAAGGGAGAGAATCCCTTCCTTGTGAGGTAACGCCACCCAATTTAACATCTGGATGTGGTGTTGTTTTGGTAACTTGAGGATGCAAATCAGGGACTACCACCAAGTTTCCAACAGTCGGTTGTATTTCTGGTGCAATGTTTTCAATTCCCATTCCATCTAGAGTTCTATTTTTAACAGAGGGTATTGAAGTCATAGTATCAACATAAGGAAGGGAAGGTATTTTTGGAGGGCTGTCACCTCTGTGGTCAAGACCTGTGGAAATTCCATCATCAGGATGAAACTTTGGTGAGTCAGGATCAGTTTCTAAAACTGTAGGTGGCATTTTTACCACAGCGTTTGATGTTTGAGTGCTGCCTGATCTCTGTATATTAGGAGCAGTGGCTGACGCCACATGGTAATTCAATACAGATTTGGATGTCAATGTAACTGTTGAAGAAACGGAATGTTCTGTAATTGGGACAAGTGGACTTAAGAAAACATTTGATGTTTCTCTGCTGTCCTCCAGCTCCACCACTGGAATATCTATAGTAGTTGTTCTCCCACTTGACACTGGCACATTATTAGAGTCCGGGGAATCTGGAGATTTACCAGTGGGGCTTACCATCGGAGCTGTCACAGTTGTAGTTACGAGTTTTGACTCATGTTGCAATTCATAGTGGCTTTGAGTACGCAGAGGTTTTGACCGCTGGATGGGAGGGATGGGACTGGCAGCCTTGTGATAAGTTTTTACCGCGGCCTGTTCTGTCTGCACCATTGGAGTTGTGTTCAGTCCTTGTACCTTTGGGCGATGTTGCTCTATGGTGGGACTTGTACCTAGATGTGTAGACTCTATCGTGGTCAAGACATTTGCCGAGGTCGTCCCTGGTCGTTCTGTGGTCAGTCGCTGTGGCTCTGTTTTGCGGTAAGCTGCAGTGGTCAACATCAAACCAGCCTTATTTTCTGTGGAAGCATTAATCCTGACTTTCTGTCTGCTTTCTTCTGTTGGAGCCCCTTTCATCGTCGGCCAAGTGGTGGACACCCCATTGGCCTTGGCCTTTGGTTGTGGATGATGGTTCTGCCTAAGCCTATTGAGACGATACCTCCTCCCGGGGCGTCTCTTCCGGCCGTACCTTCGAGAACCAGGGTAAGACAAACGCCTCCTGCCGGCTGCTCGTGTGCTGGTGTTGACGCCGGTGGTGGTGGCTGTCATGGTGCTGGACGCTGTTTTTTTAGGTGTAGTTGTTTCGCCTGACGAGGTGGGAACAGTTGTTGCAGCAGTGGAGATATTGTCAGCTTGGATTGTGGTACCAGCGGCAACAGTGGTTATTCTAGGTGTGGTGGTGTGAGTCCGTTGAGTAGTTCCCTTCAAAGCTGGGTCTCTGATGGACACTATGGGGGTGCTCAATGTAGTAGTTTCATTGACTACATTCAGATCTCCAGAGAAGTATGTGGTGTCATTATCACTGTTCACATTCACATCCACCATTGATTCCTTAGCCTTCGGATGGTCAAGGTTCCTAGCAACCCAAACTCCGGCAATTGACTCATCTACATACGTTTTCGGAACGCTTACTTGCTTGACATCACTCCCCACTTTCTCCTGAGTCAGCCACGTGTTGAGAAACATCCCCGTCGCTTCACTGGGATGCACTTCAACTGGCGGGGTGGGGGTCGGTACCTGTCCCAAAATCTCCGGTCCCCGAGTAGGTGTAGCCGCAGTGCTAGACTCTGTATTGATCTCGGGAGGAGGACTCGGTGTAAGCTTCTCCTCTGAAGGACCACGATGGCTTTCCGAAGGTTGCAGCTTGAGGTTTTCCCGGGACATAGCGTCCTCTGGTGTCCCCACCACTACATTATGTGAAGTGACCACGTGAATTAACTGATCCTCAGAGAAGTTCAGGTCACCGTTTCCAGAAGAGTCTTCCAAATCAAACCCTGCCTTTGGACTGGCCTTAGCGGGAACTTTCACGACGGTCCCAGGCACTCGTCGCCCAGGAGTGGTTGGAGACGGGAAGACTGATGTGTAGGCTTGGTGTGACGGGGCAACTGTCGGCCGGGGAATGGATTTCCTTCTGACTTTGGCCAAGATATCCGCCCACTTCTGTGGATCGATCTTCTTATTCGTCATATTGATCCGTCTGCGTGAGTCCAACCTCCTCCTGCCTTCAGCTGccaccatccctctgcctctcttgAACCCTTTCCTCAGCCTGACGTCCCGAGGGTAATCCACTTTCGAATCATCCCGGGCTCCGTCAGCATGAAGATTTCTCCTCCCATTGGGCGGTCTGCCTGTGTATATGTTGTAAGTTACCTTCTTCTGACTCTCATGGGCTGTCACTTCACCCGAACCACCGTCTTCTTTTCCCTTCTGATACCCAGCCCTGAAGTAGATACGGGAAGGATTCCCCTTTTCGACCACCCGGCTGGGCAGCTTTTTAATGACAGCCACGTTGACGATCATTACATCTGAACCGTACCTGTTGGCTGCAATGCACCTGTAGTGTCCACTGTTGCCATCGTGGCCACTTCGGATGACCAGAGTCCCGTTTGCCTGGACTGATCCAGTTGTGGCATTTGTCGGGGCGGTGAGCGTGCTTCTGCTTGGGAGGATCCAGGTGAGCTGGGCTTCAGGTACTGAAGCGGCCGTACAGGGTAGAGAGATGGTGTCACCGTAAGGCACAATGATGCCTCTTTCCCTGACCTGTGACGCGTGGAGTTCTGCCGGCTGCACAACGACTCTGTGGGTCAGGCTGTCTGTATCATCCTTCACAGAGCCAATGCACTGATATAAACCTGCATCCAGATGTTCCACTGCCTTCACCACCAATTTCCCAGTGCTAGAGACCGAAATGCGGTTGCCCTCACTGGTGTAGGGTGCCGCAACTTGGTTACCATTGGGTAACACCCACTGTATCAATGGATTCTCAGAGGCAACCACCTGACATTGTAGCTCCaacatcgttccagtaaccacaACATGAACCAGTTTTGTCTTGTCCTTCACTttgatcagaacccagtcagtctTCTCCCTTGTAGTACTCTGAACTGGAAATTGTTGAGACAGGTACAGTGAGAATATGAGGACAGCATCATTAGCAGAAGTTAGCTTTCTATCAAGTTTTATGTTGACATAATCTTGCACTAACCAGGAGGGCTTGGCCACTATGTTAGCCCTTACATCGGTGTAGTAATAGGAATCTCTGTCAACTGCTTGTCTATATTGGTAGCTTGAAGATTCTTGAGACATTGTTAAGTCCTTCTTTAGTCTTACAGGTGTTTCGCTGTAGTAGGCAATGAGTTTCCAAAGTCTTTCCATGTTTTCCTGATTCATGGGGCATGTCAGTCTTACTGAGAGTGTCACATTGACGGCTACATCTTGCTCAGTCACCCGACGCCACTTGGCATACCCCTCATTTTTCATACCGTGGATCTGACAGAACAAGTCATTTTTGTTTCCTTGTTGGTCCGTTAAGTTCAATGACATGCTGCCAAGAGGTTTTTGATAGTCTTCGTGCAATATATCTTCGGCTTCATCAGCTTCCCAGTCTTTGCTGTAACCCCTCTTCAACATGGATTTGATGGTCGGCTTTGTGCAGGTCAGTTCACTGGAGTCCAGTTTAAATAGTTCCTTTTTGATAAACTGTTTGGGTTCTGAACATACCGGGCACACTCGACCCTCGGGATTCGTTCTGTCCTTTTTACATTTCACGACATCTGTAAATGAGAAGGAAAGGATAACGTGGTAAATTATTAGGCAGGTTATTATTATCAGtgattttctcactgttaccctcaggtaggaggtacagaagcctaaaggcacacacttagcgattcaggaacagcttcttcccctctgccatcagatttcaaaatggacattgaacccttggatactacctcacttttattaatatacagtatttctgtttttgcatgttttttaatctattcaatatatatgtgccgtattattatttttatttttattttattcatttttctcttctatattatgtattgtgttgaactgctgctactaagttaacaaatttcacatcatatgccaatgataataaaactgattctgatattatTTTGACTTTGCCAAACTCCCCTATGTCTCCTGGTGGAAGAGGGGCTGTGAGATTCAGTCCTTGGACAGTACAAAGCACAAAGAGACGTCAACCCTAGAAATTTTCCCATCTTTCAGTGAGAtcctgggtgccaacatctctgaagatcttttcttgacccaacatattgatgcgatTATGAgtaaggcatgacagtggctttATTTggttaggagtttaaggagattgggTTTGTAACCAAAGACTAAcaaatttgtacagatgtaccatggagaaaatTCTgattgcatcacggtctggtatggaggggccactgcacaggattggaaaaagctgcagaggattgtcgcTAACTCAGCCAGTTCtaacatgggcactagcctccccactattgaggacatcttcaaaaggtgatgcttcaaaaaagGCACCATAATACCCCACCACCTTAGATATACTCTCtttttattactaccatcagggaggaggtac
This window harbors:
- the mxra5a gene encoding matrix-remodeling-associated protein 5 isoform X1, with protein sequence MAKVFEASPLMVPMVTLSMVLMLTLGFSSQALSCPQPCACYFSTEVHCTFRSLTAVPAGIPKTVEKINFGFNNIQVVHKELFNGLQRLELLMLHGNDIQSLPDKVFKNLKSLQTLKLSYNKVTTITGYTFQGLVNLLRLHLDHNKIEFIEPGAFNGLTSLTLLHLEGNQLQQIHPNTFVTLSVLQHFMFSSIKHLYLSDNSIRTLPRKMRSQMVQLESLYLQDNPWACDCSLQWLLEWGKEAGDVVKCKKDRTNPEGRVCPVCSEPKQFIKKELFKLDSSELTCTKPTIKSMLKRGYSKDWEADEAEDILHEDYQKPLGSMSLNLTDQQGNKNDLFCQIHGMKNEGYAKWRRVTEQDVAVNVTLSVRLTCPMNQENMERLWKLIAYYSETPVRLKKDLTMSQESSSYQYRQAVDRDSYYYTDVRANIVAKPSWLVQDYVNIKLDRKLTSANDAVLIFSLYLSQQFPVQSTTREKTDWVLIKVKDKTKLVHVVVTGTMLELQCQVVASENPLIQWVLPNGNQVAAPYTSEGNRISVSSTGKLVVKAVEHLDAGLYQCIGSVKDDTDSLTHRVVVQPAELHASQVRERGIIVPYGDTISLPCTAASVPEAQLTWILPSRSTLTAPTNATTGSVQANGTLVIRSGHDGNSGHYRCIAANRYGSDVMIVNVAVIKKLPSRVVEKGNPSRIYFRAGYQKGKEDGGSGEVTAHESQKKVTYNIYTGRPPNGRRNLHADGARDDSKVDYPRDVRLRKGFKRGRGMVAAEGRRRLDSRRRINMTNKKIDPQKWADILAKVRRKSIPRPTVAPSHQAYTSVFPSPTTPGRRVPGTVVKVPAKASPKAGFDLEDSSGNGDLNFSEDQLIHVVTSHNVVVGTPEDAMSRENLKLQPSESHRGPSEEKLTPSPPPEINTESSTAATPTRGPEILGQVPTPTPPVEVHPSEATGMFLNTWLTQEKVGSDVKQVSVPKTYVDESIAGVWVARNLDHPKAKESMVDVNVNSDNDTTYFSGDLNVVNETTTLSTPIVSIRDPALKGTTQRTHTTTPRITTVAAGTTIQADNISTAATTVPTSSGETTTPKKTASSTMTATTTGVNTSTRAAGRRRLSYPGSRRYGRKRRPGRRYRLNRLRQNHHPQPKAKANGVSTTWPTMKGAPTEESRQKVRINASTENKAGLMLTTAAYRKTEPQRLTTERPGTTSANVLTTIESTHLGTSPTIEQHRPKVQGLNTTPMVQTEQAAVKTYHKAASPIPPIQRSKPLRTQSHYELQHESKLVTTTVTAPMVSPTGKSPDSPDSNNVPVSSGRTTTIDIPVVELEDSRETSNVFLSPLVPITEHSVSSTVTLTSKSVLNYHVASATAPNIQRSGSTQTSNAVVKMPPTVLETDPDSPKFHPDDGISTGLDHRGDSPPKIPSLPYVDTMTSIPSVKNRTLDGMGIENIAPEIQPTVGNLVVVPDLHPQVTKTTPHPDVKLGGVTSQGRDSLPYPNAGVKEIERDGIDTTGTSESNAIPDRFLPKHRTSGWQQLKERHTGQTSNSTWIVKGGRKSSGNLRPKAIPNKGTWHKSKYIPVEPTQKTLSSAASGKPPYSVTGSPSVGTSVPNFSVFATMTMQSMTTPDEPSIRPPTPTLVPPVRTTNSKPRNKSVADLGNRSRMNKTKYLLKEHTLQKSNSSRGTQKTHSVHVPIPFTNVRTSPAAYKTTTRPVPVPTQTSVSTPPAEWLSKTASVNSSQGLAWVERDSPDITLAPPRFRMNGTKPKIIPSSPVTVSVKAEMDAHLPCEAFGDPMPIISWSKVSTGAVMTTGNSSLRFEVFSNGTLSIRGAEVQDRGQYLCVAQNPHGADQMLATLVVLAQPPRISEARHRDATVYLGEPFTAECKAEGSPAPHVAWLLPSRRMLQAPGDVDGSATLAADGTLDIRQTAFSDRGVYRCIAGNAAGADVVTVRLHVSALPPRILGQRVENVSAALGQSVHAHCTTRAAPPANVRWILAGGVQIRPSQFINGNLFVFPNGTLYIRHLSPREVGTYECVATNVVGVARRTVGIEIQKHSATAKITLSSPQRVDVSYGSILHLDCEAAGNPGPRVFWRLPSKLLVDSHYSYSKRIKVFDNGTLMVQYVTDKDAGDYLCIARNNMGDDFMVLKVNVMMKPAKIEYKQDANHKVMYGKDLKVDCIASGLPDPEISWGLPDGTMVNSVMQSDDSGTRMRRYTVFDNGTLYFNEVGLKDEGDYTCYAVNQIGKDEMKVNVKVLAEPPTFKGHAPSLVEVPYGDTSSLKCEAKGEPTPWVTWRSPTNKLIFPSSKYQLGTDGTLFIQKVQRSDGGNYTCTARNTAGERRRIVTVRVVIEPPSINGWTSSNIIVKDTAMRESRKLIDCRAEGIPTPRVMWVLPENIIVTAPYHGDRIQVHRNGTLDIRSLKLSDGAQFTCIARNEGGEARLTVQLEVQSNLEKPSFTNPLNAGVAIVIGNSVNLNCSTRGSPTPEVTWILPNGKKLMSGQQLPKMYHARDGTLHISSPTATEAGSYRCIARNTVGSVERFVTLEIGHNPEIRNRYTNLIKVLPGESMRLDCMSGGSTLPQLSWILPSGVVLSRPQSVGRFSLLQNGSLIVHEASVYDRGTYTCKSVSELGLTLMSVAVIVIAYPPRITNGPAPVTYARHGSSVQLNCMAMGIPRAEISWELPDRTRLTATLQARLIGNKFLHPQGSLIVQNPSNRDTGFYKCTAKNLLGSDSKITYVHVF